From the Candidatus Hydrogenedens sp. genome, the window ACTTCATTCATTTGATTCTTTAGAATATGAAAAACCGTATGAAGTTATTGTTATAGATGATGCTTCCTCGGACGAGACACCAGAAACATGCCAGAATTGGGCTAAACAGTGGCACCCGTATGAGTTCAGGTATTACCGTTTGCCTAAGAATAGTGGTCCTGGTATCGCTCGGAACACAGGATTAGAAATGGCTCGTGGAGATATTGTTGCTTTCACAGATTCCGATTGTAGAGTTCATCCTCACTGGTTAAGCAAAATTACCTCTGCAATTAATACAGAAAAAAAAATTGTCGGTGTAGGCGGTAGAGTAAAAGCCGTATCCGAAAAATCAATGTTTGCAAGACATTTCCTATTCCATCGTGTTTTAGAACCACCGCAAAGACTTCACTATCTTGTAACCTGCAATTGCGCTTTTTCAAAAGCACCTTTGCTTGAAGTTGGTGGTTTTGCAGGCGATATACGCAATCCCGGCGGTGAAGATATTTCTGCCAGTATTCATCTATGGAAAAAAGGATGGCGTTTTGCTTATCAAGAAGATGCCATTGTATATCATGATTTTGATACCAATCTCCGTTCCTTTATTAAAACATGGTATAACTATGGCTTTGGATGTAGTATAGTAATTCATCGCTGTCTAAATTTAGATGAAATCTATCCCAATCCAGAACAAATGCCAGATTATGAAAACTACTGGCCTGGATATCTTATGCTCCCACCTATGACGGGTATCCGTAGTGGCCTTCGCGATATGAAATATCAATGGAACAAATGCAGGCAAGAAAAATTATCTTGTAAAAATACCTTTGAAATTCTTCTACTCACTCTTTTTCAGAGGCTATCCCATCTTTCCGGCTGGAAAGAGGGTAAAAAACAAACTCTAAAAGATAATCAATCCTGATTTTACAACAATCAAACCTTCCCGGCACGGATATACAGCCATTCTTTTACTCGTTTCAAAGCGGAAGAAAAACCCTCTTTTTTTATTCGATTTAAAAAACGAACTATTAATAGGATTGGGTTCTTTGTGGTCTTCTCCCCCATTGTTTTTAATTCTTTCCTGATGTTCTCACTCCGTTGTCGAAGTTGAGAGGGACAATTAATACAAATATCGGGAATAGCCTCTTTTTTCTGCAATTGTTCCCTGATTGTATTAAAAAAAGGTCCCTTCCAGATTTCTGATAAAGAATAATCGTGAACCGATGGATTGTCTTTATTCCAGAACATACAACAAGGACTGACTTTCCCATCTGCTGAAATAGTCATTGAAAGCACGGGTTCAAAGCAATAAGTTTCTACGAAACGGTCATTATTATTTCTTCCATTCTTCAAGTCATTTTTATCATCATCTTTATTCTGTCCGTTGTTTACATTTTCAAAACTTTCAAGCACAGAATCAAATGTATGATAAAGTCCGGCAATTTCAGCCTTTGCTTTTGCAGATATAAGTATTTCTTTACATCTCTCTACTTCTTCTTTTTCTAATACAAACTGTTCTGCTTGTTTATTAAAGGGTTGAACTAATGTAGCGTGTATACCCCCACAACCTGTTTCCACTGCTAAATCAACCATTTCTTTTAAATACAGATAATTTTTGTTTGTTATGGTAACATTGATGCCCAAATCTGGTATTAAATGATTCCTGTTTTGACTTATATACATTAAATTTTGAAAGGCTTTCTCAAATGTCCCTTCACCACGAATAAAATTATTAATTTCTGGGTTGGGACCGTCTATACTAAAAATTATCTGGTCCCATTTTAAAGAAATCAATTTATCCATTTGTTCTTTCTTAAATAAAGTCCCATTGGTATGCAGCACACAAAACATTCCTCTCTGCTTAGCAAATTCAGCTAATTTTATTACAAGATTTCCTCGAACCATAGGTTCTCCCCCACCGACAATATACAAATGTCTGGCTTCCATGGCAATGGATTCTTGCAATAGTTTCATCCACATTTCATCTGATAGTTCTTTTTCTATCGTTTTAAAATCTTCTTCCCATTGCCAGCATGTCAAGCATCGTTGGTTACAGCGATTCGTAAGAAAAAAAACAATTTCATATAACGGGGCTTGCCTTTCAACACAATATCGTAATAAATTGGAACATTCTTTTTCGTAAGCCATATTTTTCCTTCTTTATTCAAGCAATATTCTTCAATTTATATTACACTATTATTCAATGGTATACTTTAATATATTATCATCACAATTTTCAGAATTGAATAATATAATAACCATGATAGAGAACTTTTATAACTGGGAACAGATTACAATTTGTGCTACTTCTTGTTGTAATTTGCAATGCCGAATGTGTCCTGTTATTACCCGTAATAAAAAAAGTCTTACACAAAAGCAGGCATTGCATATTGCAGATTTTGCTTTGCGTAAAAAAGTAAAACGAGTTGTTATTGGAGGTGGCGAACCCACTTTGCTACCTTATTTGAAAGAATTAATTGACACCCTTTCCCAAAATTCCGTAGAAATTTGGATTCTTACAAATGCAACAAGACTTTCTGAAGATGATATTCGTTATTACGCAGAACATCAAAATGTCATTTTAAATATATCTATTGACGGTGTTGGTAATGTCCATGACTACATACGAGGAGAAGGGAATTTTGAGAAAACAAACAAAGTATTTTTATCGTTGATAGAAAACGGTGCTAAGGTTGCTGTAAATACTGTCATTCAAAAAAGTAATTTTACCCATTCAATTGAAACTTATGAATACTTTAAGAATTTTCCACTTGTATGGCATGGATTTTCTTTTGCAGAATCTTACCATCAAAAAGAACTGGTTCCTCTTGAAAATCTATCCGAAGCCATAAATCAATTATATGAAATCCTTCAAAGAGATTTATTAGATAACAAACATGTTTCACTATCTAAAGAAATGATAAAAGGGTTTGAATTGAGTTTCCGTTACCCTAACTTTATTATGCATCCAGGCGAAAATTGCCCTATTCCTACAACTCATTTGGGTATTGATGAAGAGGGATGGGTTCTTCCTTGTTGGCATTATCCATGGATAAAGAAAGAAAACCGAAACATTAATAATAGGACTATAGATGAAATCATAGAAAATCCAAATATAAAGGAAGAGATTTTGCATGCCATTGGCAAAAATGGCTGTAAAGGATGTAGTACCGTTTGCTATTTCTGGAATGAAAAATTTAGAGAAAAAGCAATGTATCCCCAAGGTAGATGGAAATGGCAAAGACGATGGATGTTGGCGAAAATGATAACGCAAGGCCGTTTCCCTCTTTTATATAATTTAGCACGAAAAACAAAAAATATTTTCAAACATTAACAAATATCATTAGATATGGACGACTCAAAATTATATTCACTAAAAATTTTTCCACCTACTCGCGGATTTATTTTTCATACAAATAATTACAACGAAATAATTCCATTAGAGGACCTAAAAAAATGGGCTCGTATTCAATATGAACAATTTAAAGTAGAAAAGATTGATTTTTTTTCCAATATTGATGATAATCTAAAAACATTGGCTGATTTAATCAATTTTACAAAACAGGAATTTCAATGTGAACTATCCTGGGGAACAACCCTTTTCAAGCCGCCTACAAATATCGAATTATTAAAGGAATTGGGTATTTTAGATATTTTTCTACTTATATCCCATCACACACAATCACAAGTGGACGACTGGATAAAGATCTGCACACAATTAGAAACACCTTTGAGAATATATTCCCCAATTTCTCACATATTAAAATTAAGTTCATCTACTGCGATAGAATCCTTCAAATCTGTGGCTTCCATTGTTTTATTTGAAAAATTTCCTTTCACTAATAAATTTAAAGAGACAATTACACTTTCGGGAGAAAAAATAAAACAACTAAATGAACTTATACGGGCATTGATTAATTCCCAAATTTCCATTAGTGTTCTTGGCATACCCTTCTGTGTCTTAGAACCCTCATGTAGCAATAGTATTGTAAATTCTTATCAATTCTATACCGATTCCGACTTTTACACCCAATCTGCATTTGAATTTGCTCAAATGTTGTGGAATTTTCGCACCTATAAAATTCGCAAAATATTGGAAATGAAACTGAGAGAAAAAATATCATTCCATAGCGGAATTGATAACATGGTCCTTCCATGGATACTAAATCATCCCGGTTTATACATTCCTCTATGGGCATGGCATAAACTCACACGACACTTAAAATGGCGGAGAAACTACGAAACACTCCCAGAAAACACAAGTCAGATAGAACAGCGAATAATTCAAGAGCAAAAAAAGAGAGAGAAGAACTGGGGAATATGCTCAAACTGTTTCCTCAGGTATATCTGTGATAAAGGGGACAATCCCTTCTTGGTATCCCAATTTAAATTAAACCCTTCATCAGGAAATCCGATTAGAAATCCTCTCTATTTTCGCTCATACATACCTCGATACTCTGTGCGTGTTGATGAAGAAAAGCGTTCTAAATTCTCAAAATTAGAACAACTCTATGAAGAAGGTATTCAAACTACTTTACATCATAGACCCTGGAAGGAAATCGCTCCTGAGGATTATAAAATTGAGAATCGAATGACCCATTATATGCCTGGGGCTGTCCGTTGGTTTGCTTTTAATTGTGGTGAATTACAAAGCACCCCTCTTTGTAAGACAGAACCACCTCTGACAATTTCTGTTACTTTCGGAGGCGGATTTGCAGAACAAATTGGCTTTAGTTTCGGAGCCCATATAAAAATTGTTTGTCCTATGATAGCCCAAAGTCATAAATTGATATTACACATAAACGAAAAGGGGCATTATGTTTTGATTAGAGATAAAGAAATTATTTACCCTACAGAATTTTTCAATGCTTCCTTAGTTCCCCCTCGATTACCCCAAAAATTAGAACCCCGCATATCCGTTTGGAACATTGATGGGGAAATTGTTACACAAGGGATTACTCTATGGAAACCTGAAAAAGTTTCCGAAGGTGATAAAACAATAAAACCCAAATTTTCCTTTTTATATGTTTGTTCCCGATATTCAAATCGTTTAAGAGCTTCTTTATTAAGTATTGCCCATCAAAGGCAATTCGATTTAAATCAGGTAGAAATTGTTGTTGCTTATGTTCCCGATTTAGATGCAACGGATGATGTCCTCGATTGTTTTGAGTCTGCCTTTCCCAATATCAAAATTATTCGTTCACCTTTCAGTCAAAGTTACTGGAAATCAAAAGGTTTTTTAATCAATGCTTCCTTGCCGTTATGTTCTGCTGATTGGGTCATATTAATTGACGCAGATATTGTCCTTCATCCCAATTTCCTTTCAACTATGGATAAAATCGGACCTGATATCCCCTTTGTAGCACCTGATGGTAGAAAGATGTTAACGCCAGAAACCACTTCCCAAATACTGTTAGGGCTTATTCGCCCATGGGAACAATACGACACCCTAATGGAAGGTCCGGGTGAATGGCGAAGAAGAGAGGCAGATGGAATACCTATCGGATACTGCCAGTGTTGTAGAAAAGAGGTCTTTCAAAAGATAAAATATCCTGATTTCAATCATTTTGAAGGTGCAGATTGGTTTTTTGGAAGGTCGGTGGTACAAACATTTGGTCCCGAACACCGTTTAACAGGGATACCGCTACTTCATCTTGACCACGGCGGTAGTCAATGGTATGGCTCACAAAAACATCGTTAACAAATGGTATCGGATTACTAAAAGATGAGAATCTGTTTTATAGACTTGCTATTTAACTGGCCTCCTCGAGGTGGAGCGGATGTTGATGTCTTTAATGTCTTGAAACAACTCTCAAAAAGCAACCATAAAGTATTGCTTCTTTCCATTACTTCATCTACACAAAACAGAGGAATGTTTAAGATAGAATCCTTACCATTCCCTGCGAAAAAAATCACCGTGGATTTTTTTGATACTTACTTTTTAAACCAACTTAAAGATTTCTTACTCTCATCTATATCCAATTATCAACCAGATTATATTATTATTGGAGATAGTTTTTTCCTTAAACCTATTCTTACATTGTTCTTTGATGAAATATCCATCCCTATCATCTGGCGTCAATATGCATACGAACTTCTTTGTCAAAAGGATATTCTCAAATTTTTAAATAATAAACCCTGTCCGCTGGATTATCTTTCTACACAGGACATTTGCCGCAAATGCGGTCTATATCATCAAAAGGAAAAATTAAAAAAATTAGAGATGAATGCATGGATGGAGGAATACTTGCTTACCAAAGCCTACAAATCTAATTATTCTAAAATACTATTAAATGCTTTACAAAAAGTCCAAAAAATTGTTGTATCTTCTGATACCATGGCTAACACATGGAAGTGTTATCACTCTGAAATAGTAGTTATTCCAGCAGGAATAGACACAAAACTTTTTTATACAGAAAAAAATAAAAATAACGTAACAAAAAAAATTTTCATGTCTGGGAGAATTGAAGACCCTGCAAAAGGTTTTCATGTCTTATATAAAGCATGCGAAGAATTAAGAAAGAAGAGAAACGATTTTGAACTTGTTTGCACTGGAGGCTGGGAACATGGATTTCCCGATTGGGTAAAATTCCTGGGATGGCTCGATTATGAAGAATTACCTCAGGTTTACTCTGAAATGGATATTTGTGTTGTCCCAAGTATCTGGGATGAACCTTTTGGAATTGTTGCATTAGAAGCCATGGCTACAGGAAATCCTGTTATAGCAAGTAATATTGGTGGATTAAGGACAACAATTCTTCATGGAGAGAATGGTTTTTTATTTCCGCCTGAGGACACTGAAACTCTGATGAATTATCTCGACCAATTATTATCAAATGATACCCTTAGAAATAATATGGGTAATAAGGCACAGCAGTATGTTTCCCAAAATTATAGTTGGGAAAGTATTATTACAAATTATTATGAAAAAGAATTATTAAAATAAGATAAATCCATTGTTAAGACACAAAGGAATACATTTGTTGAATAGAAAACAAAAAATTGTATTCATTGATTTCAATTTTTCATGGCCTCCGAATGGAGGTGCTGATATTGATACTTATAATGTATTAAAACTTCTATCAGAGAGAAAATATGATATTTTATTTTTGGGAATTGCCGAAGAACATTCTTCGGATAGAGGGAATTTCGACCCACAACGATTACCTTTCCCTTCTCTTCGTATTTCAATTCCTTCGCAACATTGGAATATCAACATTATTTCAAAAAAAGTATGTTTCTTAATACAAGACTATAAGCCTTCCCTTATTTTTTTACAACATGGTTATTTAATAAAAATACCCATTAGCCAAAACATAATGACTTTATTCCCTGATATTCCAATTATATCCAAGGCTTTCGCTCATGAATTATTTTGTCTTAGAGGTCCTTTACGATTTAAAGATGATAAACATTGTCCTAAAAGCATTTTTAAGACACCTGACTATTGTCGCCAATGTTCTTTAGACGGATTAAAAAAAGAAATATTATCGGGAATGTATAATACATGGACAAAAGATTACATTCAGAGCAGAAGTTTTTCCTGTTCTTTTGCAAAATCATACCTCAATATAATCAAAAAGTGGAAAAAAGTTATCGTTTATAATAAAGGCCTTCAAACTGAATTACTGGAACAAGGTATTGATGCTGTAGCAATTCCTGGCGGAATTGAAAAAGAATATATTGTTGAGCAACCAACCTTACAAAATACTCCTAATCAAGAAAAAAGAATATTCATGGCAGGAAGATGTGATGAGCCTTCCAAAGGAATGCGGATATTATATGAGGCGGGAAATATCCTTTATCAAAAAAGAAAAGATTTTAAGATATATGTAACTTCATTTAATCTCAATCTCCATAATGATTGGTTTTTACCATTAGGATGGCTACCTCGTGATGAATTATTTAACATATACAGGCAATCGGATATTTGTGTTGTCCCCAGTTGTTGGGCAGAACCCTTTGGAATTACTGCGTTAGAAGGGATGGCAATAGGAAAAACAGTTATTGCCAGCAGAATAGGTGGACTGAAAGAAATTATAACAGATAATCAAAATGGTCTCTTATTTGAACCCGGTAATCCACTCGAATTATCAGAAAAACTAAACTTACTTTTCGACAATCCTCACATTAGAATTACCTTAGGAGACAATGCTCGAAAATTCGTTCTACAAAATTACACATGGGATACTATCATTGATAAATACTATATACCCCTTATTGAAGATTTATTATCAAAGGAGAAATAATAGATTATGAAAATTGGCTTGTTTTATAGCTATGGTCCCCATTTCTTAAAGGCGGCACATTTTCTCGTCGAAAAATATCCCAATGATAGCATTATCTTATTTATTCCAAAAGATTTTCCTTCTTATTATTTTGAAAAACTTCCCGTATCTCTCATTCCTTTACCATGGCAGGGGCAGCATATTTCCTTACTAAAAGGAATAAAAACATTTTTGAATATCATAAAAATTATTCGTTCCCAAGATTTAGACCATTTTACAGTATTATTTGAGAGCCCTCGTCAAATTATGTTGAGTAAATTATCAGGTGCTAAACATACCTTCGTTTACTCAATACATAAAGAATATAAGCCTATCTCTAAGGGATTTTTCCAATCATTAATACAACTCATAAATGCTCGATTTAAGGGGCTTTGCTTGTATTTCTATATTTTTCTTCATGTCTATTTTTGTAAAGGACAAAAGAAAAATAACTCTCATTTTTGATGAAACTATCTACTTTCTATTAAAGTCATTGATTAAATTCCATTTTTCAAGTTAACTACAATTAAAGTATAATGTTAAGATGGAATTACAAATGTCCTTAACAACAAAAAACATAAATTTTGGAGGAATGTATTATGTGTTCTGTAAAGCAAAATTATTTATTTCTGTTACTTTTCACTGCAATTGTTATGTTTGCCACATCGGTTATAGCAGATGAAGATGACGACTTAGTAATGGGCAATTATAAAGGGACAATATCAGGGAAAAACTGGGACGGTAAAAGTCTTCATGCTCAGGTTGTAGCCCAGGGAGGTGGTAGGTATCGTTGTGTATTACTTTATACTGAAGGTGCTAATCCTGAACAAAGAGCCGAGATTAAAGGTATGAAAGCACCTTCGGGACCTGCAGGAATTATGGAACAGGATAAAGAAAAAGCTAAAAGAATGGCTGAAATCAATTTTGATGGCGAAGTGGATTTTAAAGGTAATTTTGGAGGAAAAGGAAAGGTAACAGGACAAATTAAGAATGAAGTGTTTAAAGGTACTATTGAACAGGGAAAAGAAAAAGCAATTTTTGAATTCAAACGCGTATTTTTACAATCACCCACTTTAGGACAACAACCACCCGAAGGTGCTATTGTTCTTATGGATGGGAAAAATCTTGATATGTGGGATTTAAAATCTCACTGGCAATTGGTTGAAGATGGTTCTGCACGCACCGTAGCCACAAATCTCTGCACAAAAGAAGAATATGGAGATGGGCTATATCATGTTGAATTTATGTGTCCATTCATGCCTAATGAAACAGGTCAAGCAAGAGGAAATAGTGGTGTGTATGTTTTCGGAAGATATGAAGTTCAGGTATTAGATAGTTTTGGGGATTTGCCTGCTGATAATCTTTGCGGTGGCATTTATAAAGCGGCTACACCCAAAGTATGTGCATCTCTTCCTCCATTGCAATGGCAAACCTATGATATAACTTTTACAGGTCCCAAATATGATGCAACCGGTAAAAAGATTAAGAATGCATTCATAACCGTTGTCCACAATGGTATTGTAATTCACGATAATGTAGAACTAAAAGGACCGACACCCGGAGGTGTAAGCGACCAGGAAACCCCCAAAGGTGTTTTAATGCTTCAAGACCATGGGAATGCCGTTCGCTACAGAAACATTTGGTATAAACCCGCAAATTAATATATAAATTTGTATAAAATAAACATTAGAAAGGGGTGAGAAGGAGTATTGTTTTGTTTTCTTTTTCTCTGATAATTCCCACATATAACGAAGAAGAAGAGATTGAAACAACATTGCGATATACTCTTGATTATCTTCAAAAACAACCTTTCCCTTTTGAAATTGTTATTGCAGATGATGGAAGTACTGATAATACCGTCTCTCTAGCTCAAAAGTGGGCAGAACAATATAAAGGGATTGTAAAAGTTATCGCATTCCCCCAAAATCAGGGAAAAGGAAGTGTAGTTAAAGAAGCCATGTTACATCATACAAAAGGAAATATTCGTTGTTTTTATGATGCAGACGCTTCTACCCCTATCGAAGAAGTGGAAAAACTTATTCGTGAAATTAATAATGGATACGATATTGCAATAGCATCCAGGGCTTTACCCGAATCCATTATTGAAGTTCCACAGCCATTCTATCGCCAAACAATGGGGAAAATTTATAATCTCATACTCCGTTTTTTTTGTCTTACCCATTTTAAGGATACTCAATGCGGTTGTAAATGCTTTAATGAAAAATCTATAAGCATTGTTTTTCCAAGACAGACATTAAAGCGATTCAGTTTTGATGCAGAAATATTATTCATTGCAGAAAAACATGGACTAAAAATAAAGGAAGTTCCTACACGATGGCGTAATCGAAAAGAGTCACGGGTTCATCCTATCAAAGATTCTTCTAAAATGTTTTATGACCTTTTCAAAATTCGTTGGAATGTCTTAATGGGCAAATACAAATAACAAACGAGAGGGACTTTTTCAAGTCTCTCTCGTTTTACTTAATCTAACAAAAATCTAACTTATGCTTTTACTCCCGATTTTGAGTTATCAGGTGCTTCTGCAGGTATAGGTAGGTTCTTTTCATAATCACGATATTTTGGAGGTAAACCTTCATAAACATCGAATTCTAACCAGCGATATTTCCCTTCTAACAATTTATCACCAACTTTTCGATACATATAGTTGTGATTCTTTTTAACAGCCTTAAAGTTATTTTCGATTCTCTGACGAGCATTTTTGCAGAACAAATCCGCTAAATCTTGCGGGGAATCGTCATTAGGATTCTTATTCATGAGATACTCGGCATAAGATAAACAGGAAGCCATCACGAACAGGTCAACACCAATATCTACATAATTCCCCAGAATTAATTGTTCATTTTCCAATTTTGGACCATACTTAGCCATTGTATGGAAAATGCTACGAGCAAGTCTCTTGCATGTTTTCGCTGTATATTTCAGATGGTCTCTGTTGGTAGAATTTAATTTCTTCACATTAAAGTTCGTAGAAGAAGGCATCCATAATTTGGGATACCATTTAATATAGAATTTCAATGCATTCCAAATTAATTTAACCATGCTTTGACCTTTTTGAGGCTTCATAATAGGCATGACCAAACTGAAATGAGTATCTAATGCTTCACGAGCCATAATTAAGTGCATGATTTCAGAGGAACCTTCGAAAATACGACCTACACGGCTATCACGCATAAACCGTTCAACAAAGAAAGGTCTTTCTCCACGATTATAAAGGGAGTCAGCCATTTCATAGCCTCTACCTCCCAAAGTTTGCAATAGTTCATCCATACCTTTCCAACCCATCTCTGTAGCAAAATATTTTGCGGCAGCGGCTTCTAATCGAATATCTGCATTTTTCTTGTCCGCAAAGGAACATGTAATAAATACCATAGCCTGAGTTGCAAATGTATTTGCAGTAAAATCAGCTATTTTTTTAGCAATTTCTTGGTGCTGACCAATAGGTCTTCCCCATTGAACACGGTTTTTTGCCCACCATTCTGCATCTTCCAACAACCGTTTTGCAGCACCAACACCTGCGGATGGAACACCTAAACGACCTGTATTTAATGTGGTAAGGGCTATTTTCAATCCCATACCAGGCTTACCAATAATATTTTCTGTGGGGACTTTCACATTATTAAATCTCAACATACCATTGGAAAGACCTTTAAGACCCATAAACTTGCAACGGGTTACTACTTCTACACCGGGCCAGTTAGTTTCAACAATGAATGCTGTGATTTGAGGAATTTCCCGACCATTCTTTATTTTTGGAGGAGTTTTTGCCATTACAACA encodes:
- a CDS encoding radical SAM protein; translated protein: MAYEKECSNLLRYCVERQAPLYEIVFFLTNRCNQRCLTCWQWEEDFKTIEKELSDEMWMKLLQESIAMEARHLYIVGGGEPMVRGNLVIKLAEFAKQRGMFCVLHTNGTLFKKEQMDKLISLKWDQIIFSIDGPNPEINNFIRGEGTFEKAFQNLMYISQNRNHLIPDLGINVTITNKNYLYLKEMVDLAVETGCGGIHATLVQPFNKQAEQFVLEKEEVERCKEILISAKAKAEIAGLYHTFDSVLESFENVNNGQNKDDDKNDLKNGRNNNDRFVETYCFEPVLSMTISADGKVSPCCMFWNKDNPSVHDYSLSEIWKGPFFNTIREQLQKKEAIPDICINCPSQLRQRSENIRKELKTMGEKTTKNPILLIVRFLNRIKKEGFSSALKRVKEWLYIRAGKV
- a CDS encoding radical SAM protein, producing MIENFYNWEQITICATSCCNLQCRMCPVITRNKKSLTQKQALHIADFALRKKVKRVVIGGGEPTLLPYLKELIDTLSQNSVEIWILTNATRLSEDDIRYYAEHQNVILNISIDGVGNVHDYIRGEGNFEKTNKVFLSLIENGAKVAVNTVIQKSNFTHSIETYEYFKNFPLVWHGFSFAESYHQKELVPLENLSEAINQLYEILQRDLLDNKHVSLSKEMIKGFELSFRYPNFIMHPGENCPIPTTHLGIDEEGWVLPCWHYPWIKKENRNINNRTIDEIIENPNIKEEILHAIGKNGCKGCSTVCYFWNEKFREKAMYPQGRWKWQRRWMLAKMITQGRFPLLYNLARKTKNIFKH
- a CDS encoding glycosyltransferase family 4 protein, whose translation is MNRKQKIVFIDFNFSWPPNGGADIDTYNVLKLLSERKYDILFLGIAEEHSSDRGNFDPQRLPFPSLRISIPSQHWNINIISKKVCFLIQDYKPSLIFLQHGYLIKIPISQNIMTLFPDIPIISKAFAHELFCLRGPLRFKDDKHCPKSIFKTPDYCRQCSLDGLKKEILSGMYNTWTKDYIQSRSFSCSFAKSYLNIIKKWKKVIVYNKGLQTELLEQGIDAVAIPGGIEKEYIVEQPTLQNTPNQEKRIFMAGRCDEPSKGMRILYEAGNILYQKRKDFKIYVTSFNLNLHNDWFLPLGWLPRDELFNIYRQSDICVVPSCWAEPFGITALEGMAIGKTVIASRIGGLKEIITDNQNGLLFEPGNPLELSEKLNLLFDNPHIRITLGDNARKFVLQNYTWDTIIDKYYIPLIEDLLSKEK
- a CDS encoding DUF1080 domain-containing protein — translated: MCSVKQNYLFLLLFTAIVMFATSVIADEDDDLVMGNYKGTISGKNWDGKSLHAQVVAQGGGRYRCVLLYTEGANPEQRAEIKGMKAPSGPAGIMEQDKEKAKRMAEINFDGEVDFKGNFGGKGKVTGQIKNEVFKGTIEQGKEKAIFEFKRVFLQSPTLGQQPPEGAIVLMDGKNLDMWDLKSHWQLVEDGSARTVATNLCTKEEYGDGLYHVEFMCPFMPNETGQARGNSGVYVFGRYEVQVLDSFGDLPADNLCGGIYKAATPKVCASLPPLQWQTYDITFTGPKYDATGKKIKNAFITVVHNGIVIHDNVELKGPTPGGVSDQETPKGVLMLQDHGNAVRYRNIWYKPAN
- a CDS encoding glycosyltransferase; the protein is MNEIKTSIIVPAYNDHERLIHLLHSFDSLEYEKPYEVIVIDDASSDETPETCQNWAKQWHPYEFRYYRLPKNSGPGIARNTGLEMARGDIVAFTDSDCRVHPHWLSKITSAINTEKKIVGVGGRVKAVSEKSMFARHFLFHRVLEPPQRLHYLVTCNCAFSKAPLLEVGGFAGDIRNPGGEDISASIHLWKKGWRFAYQEDAIVYHDFDTNLRSFIKTWYNYGFGCSIVIHRCLNLDEIYPNPEQMPDYENYWPGYLMLPPMTGIRSGLRDMKYQWNKCRQEKLSCKNTFEILLLTLFQRLSHLSGWKEGKKQTLKDNQS
- a CDS encoding glycosyltransferase family 2 protein, which encodes MFSFSLIIPTYNEEEEIETTLRYTLDYLQKQPFPFEIVIADDGSTDNTVSLAQKWAEQYKGIVKVIAFPQNQGKGSVVKEAMLHHTKGNIRCFYDADASTPIEEVEKLIREINNGYDIAIASRALPESIIEVPQPFYRQTMGKIYNLILRFFCLTHFKDTQCGCKCFNEKSISIVFPRQTLKRFSFDAEILFIAEKHGLKIKEVPTRWRNRKESRVHPIKDSSKMFYDLFKIRWNVLMGKYK
- a CDS encoding glycosyltransferase family 4 protein; the encoded protein is MRICFIDLLFNWPPRGGADVDVFNVLKQLSKSNHKVLLLSITSSTQNRGMFKIESLPFPAKKITVDFFDTYFLNQLKDFLLSSISNYQPDYIIIGDSFFLKPILTLFFDEISIPIIWRQYAYELLCQKDILKFLNNKPCPLDYLSTQDICRKCGLYHQKEKLKKLEMNAWMEEYLLTKAYKSNYSKILLNALQKVQKIVVSSDTMANTWKCYHSEIVVIPAGIDTKLFYTEKNKNNVTKKIFMSGRIEDPAKGFHVLYKACEELRKKRNDFELVCTGGWEHGFPDWVKFLGWLDYEELPQVYSEMDICVVPSIWDEPFGIVALEAMATGNPVIASNIGGLRTTILHGENGFLFPPEDTETLMNYLDQLLSNDTLRNNMGNKAQQYVSQNYSWESIITNYYEKELLK
- a CDS encoding acyl-CoA dehydrogenase family protein: MATKEDLKAKDAAMELAEEARETEWKFPSFTAEMFRGNFRWDLLHPYPAQSEEDKKIGDELIAKIKDLLDKYVDPVEIDKTGVYPKEALEKMKEMGLFGMKIKPEYGGLGLSVTNYARVLSFIGSYCQSTITWLSAHQSIGVPEPLRTFGTEEQKKKYLPRVAKGEISAFALTEPEVGSDPAQMKTTATPSPDGSYYLLNGVKLWTTNGPDADVIVVMAKTPPKIKNGREIPQITAFIVETNWPGVEVVTRCKFMGLKGLSNGMLRFNNVKVPTENIIGKPGMGLKIALTTLNTGRLGVPSAGVGAAKRLLEDAEWWAKNRVQWGRPIGQHQEIAKKIADFTANTFATQAMVFITCSFADKKNADIRLEAAAAKYFATEMGWKGMDELLQTLGGRGYEMADSLYNRGERPFFVERFMRDSRVGRIFEGSSEIMHLIMAREALDTHFSLVMPIMKPQKGQSMVKLIWNALKFYIKWYPKLWMPSSTNFNVKKLNSTNRDHLKYTAKTCKRLARSIFHTMAKYGPKLENEQLILGNYVDIGVDLFVMASCLSYAEYLMNKNPNDDSPQDLADLFCKNARQRIENNFKAVKKNHNYMYRKVGDKLLEGKYRWLEFDVYEGLPPKYRDYEKNLPIPAEAPDNSKSGVKA